From Streptomyces sp. NBC_00775, one genomic window encodes:
- a CDS encoding TetR/AcrR family transcriptional regulator, which translates to MAQKPKTSPDSTRRSEKSRRAIHAAALELVGEVGYPRTTIEGIAARAGVGKQTIYRWWSSKADVLLDAFMDLGEQAARAAGQESYEIPDTGDLAADLKLVLRATVDELLEPKFDAPARALAAEGVVDERLGAEFVTKLLEPQLQLYVRRLRSAQDKGAVRQDIDPRIALELFVSPLAQRWLQRTGPISYEYTETLVEYALYGLTPR; encoded by the coding sequence ATGGCCCAGAAGCCCAAGACCAGCCCCGATTCCACCCGCCGCAGCGAGAAGTCGCGTCGGGCGATCCATGCCGCCGCCCTCGAACTCGTCGGCGAGGTCGGCTACCCCAGGACCACGATCGAGGGCATCGCGGCCCGCGCCGGAGTCGGCAAGCAGACGATCTACCGCTGGTGGTCGTCGAAGGCGGACGTGCTGCTCGACGCCTTCATGGACCTGGGTGAGCAGGCCGCGCGGGCGGCGGGGCAGGAGTCGTACGAGATCCCGGACACGGGAGATCTGGCCGCCGACCTCAAACTGGTCCTGCGCGCCACCGTGGACGAGCTGCTGGAGCCCAAATTCGACGCCCCCGCGCGAGCCCTGGCCGCCGAGGGCGTGGTCGACGAACGGCTCGGCGCCGAGTTCGTGACCAAGCTCCTGGAACCCCAACTCCAGCTGTATGTACGGCGGCTGCGCTCGGCGCAGGACAAGGGCGCCGTACGCCAGGACATCGACCCCCGCATCGCCCTGGAGCTGTTCGTCTCCCCGCTCGCCCAGCGCTGGCTCCAGCGCACGGGCCCGATCTCGTACGAATACACCGAGACCCTCGTCGAGTACGCCCTCTACGGCCTCACCCCCCGCTGA